One stretch of Acidobacteriota bacterium DNA includes these proteins:
- the pyrF gene encoding orotidine-5'-phosphate decarboxylase — protein MGGRPSLCVALDSSDRDWVVTTAKRLVGHVGWLKVGLEAFSAHGPDLVDEVAALGPQVFLDLKLHDIPATVRRAAANCAACGASMFTVHAAGGRNMLEAAVEGAHQGSTSSPPKVVAVTVLTSLDSASLAELQIPAQIGDLVVTWARLAQNSGLDGVVSSACEAAAVRRDCGVDFLIVTPGIRPATSATDDQRRVVTPAEAVRSGANVLVVGRPVTGADDPAQAASDIVEEMAAVMR, from the coding sequence ATGGGCGGAAGACCATCGCTGTGTGTGGCACTCGACAGCAGTGATCGCGATTGGGTCGTCACGACCGCCAAGAGGCTCGTTGGTCACGTCGGTTGGCTCAAGGTCGGTCTCGAGGCGTTTTCAGCCCATGGTCCTGATCTCGTGGACGAGGTGGCTGCTCTTGGTCCGCAGGTTTTTCTCGATCTCAAGCTGCACGACATCCCGGCAACTGTACGGAGAGCGGCAGCCAACTGTGCCGCCTGCGGTGCATCGATGTTCACCGTTCATGCGGCCGGTGGCCGAAACATGTTGGAGGCCGCCGTCGAAGGCGCCCATCAGGGATCGACCTCCAGTCCACCGAAGGTCGTTGCGGTGACCGTTCTCACCAGCCTTGACAGCGCGTCTCTCGCGGAACTCCAAATTCCGGCGCAGATCGGAGACTTGGTCGTGACCTGGGCACGCCTCGCACAGAATAGCGGGCTCGACGGTGTTGTGTCCTCAGCCTGTGAGGCTGCCGCGGTGCGGCGGGACTGTGGAGTCGATTTCCTGATCGTTACGCCGGGGATCAGGCCGGCAACGAGCGCAACCGACGACCAGCGTCGCGTGGTCACCCCTGCCGAAGCGGTCCGATCGGGAGCAAACGTTCTGGTGGTTGGACGACCCGTTACCGGTGCGGACGATCCCGCTCAGGCTGCTTCAGACATCGTCGAAGAGATGGCCGCGGTGATGCGATAG
- the lepB gene encoding signal peptidase I, whose protein sequence is MSKSVVREYYEAILVAFILALFVRTFVFENFKIPSGSMEDNLLIGDHLVVNKFIFAGNADTVLHRLFPYRSPERGDVVVFKFPEDTRRDFIKRCVAVAGDIVEIRKKELYINGELQIEPMVVHKDTRVYEDSSSTPISSRIRDNFGPFTVPPGTIFCLGDNRDNSLDSRFWGPVPLSYVKGRAVIIYWSYEAGRNDWQWQGFGHRLKQLAGVFFNFLTKTRWERAFRLIR, encoded by the coding sequence ATGTCGAAATCAGTCGTTCGCGAGTACTACGAAGCCATTCTCGTGGCGTTCATTCTTGCTCTGTTCGTCCGCACCTTCGTGTTCGAAAACTTCAAGATTCCGTCGGGGTCGATGGAGGACAATCTTCTCATCGGCGATCATCTCGTGGTCAACAAATTCATCTTCGCCGGAAACGCAGACACCGTCCTTCACCGACTCTTTCCCTACCGCAGTCCTGAACGAGGTGATGTCGTTGTATTCAAGTTCCCAGAAGATACCCGCCGCGACTTCATCAAGCGATGTGTGGCTGTGGCCGGGGATATCGTAGAAATCAGGAAAAAGGAGCTGTATATCAACGGCGAGCTTCAGATCGAACCAATGGTTGTCCACAAGGACACGCGTGTGTACGAGGATTCCTCGTCGACTCCGATTTCATCTCGAATCCGCGACAATTTCGGGCCGTTCACGGTTCCGCCCGGGACCATATTCTGCCTTGGCGACAATCGCGACAACTCGCTCGACTCGAGATTCTGGGGTCCTGTACCTTTGAGCTACGTCAAAGGACGGGCGGTGATCATCTATTGGTCCTACGAGGCCGGGCGAAATGATTGGCAGTGGCAGGGCTTCGGACATCGGCTGAAACAGCTGGCTGGGGTGTTCTTCAATTTTCTTACGAAGACCAGGTGGGAGCGTGCATTTCGACTCATTCGGTGA
- the tsaD gene encoding tRNA (adenosine(37)-N6)-threonylcarbamoyltransferase complex transferase subunit TsaD encodes MLRTLGVETSCDESAVAILDSDGAVEVSLLSSQIEAHARYGGVVPELASREHLKALPFLVDRALESTSGPIELVAVTAGPGLVGALLVGVRYAAAFAWARRLPLVAVDHLEGHLVSSLLSLEGEPAKQEAHRALALVASGGHSSWYLMESGARNRLGRTRDDAAGESFDKVAQVLGLGYPGGPAIDDLARRGDPTTVVLPQPRLRGSPFDFSFSGLKSAAIRWIRANEMAGVATKTEIAPPEICDFAASFESAVIGQLLAPLPELVELHKPTQITASGGVAANSLLRQRLEESAHDLGLECLLPPLPWTTDNAAMIAHAGQLAHRDGRTDDPRRLDARGREPWQPPGMRKPPIRVSV; translated from the coding sequence ATGCTCCGAACACTGGGTGTTGAAACCTCCTGCGACGAGAGCGCTGTGGCGATATTGGACAGCGACGGCGCGGTGGAGGTGAGCTTGTTGTCGAGCCAGATCGAGGCCCATGCCCGATACGGGGGTGTGGTCCCCGAGTTGGCTTCGCGCGAGCATCTCAAGGCCCTGCCATTCCTCGTCGATCGTGCTCTCGAATCAACCTCCGGACCGATTGAATTGGTCGCGGTGACTGCTGGCCCGGGCCTGGTCGGCGCGCTCCTGGTGGGCGTTCGTTACGCAGCAGCCTTTGCCTGGGCGAGACGCCTTCCGCTGGTCGCGGTCGATCATCTGGAGGGCCACCTGGTGTCGTCGCTGTTGAGCCTCGAGGGAGAGCCGGCGAAACAGGAAGCCCACCGTGCGCTGGCGTTGGTGGCCTCGGGTGGCCATTCGAGCTGGTACCTGATGGAGTCTGGCGCTCGGAATCGCCTTGGACGCACTCGTGATGACGCAGCAGGGGAGAGCTTTGACAAGGTCGCGCAGGTGCTTGGCCTCGGATATCCGGGCGGGCCTGCGATTGACGATCTCGCCCGACGTGGCGACCCGACAACGGTTGTTCTGCCACAGCCCCGCCTCCGAGGTTCGCCATTCGACTTCTCGTTTTCGGGTCTCAAGTCGGCAGCCATTCGCTGGATCCGTGCAAATGAGATGGCCGGGGTTGCCACAAAAACCGAAATTGCGCCGCCGGAGATCTGCGACTTCGCCGCGTCCTTCGAATCTGCGGTGATCGGGCAACTTCTGGCCCCGTTACCGGAGCTCGTCGAGCTCCACAAGCCGACGCAGATCACGGCGTCGGGAGGTGTCGCAGCCAACTCGCTGCTGCGCCAGCGCCTCGAGGAGAGTGCTCACGACTTGGGGCTGGAGTGTCTCCTTCCCCCGCTCCCCTGGACCACCGACAACGCCGCAATGATCGCCCATGCCGGTCAGCTCGCTCACCGCGACGGTCGCACCGATGACCCACGGCGTCTCGATGCCCGTGGTCGTGAACCCTGGCAACCTCCGGGAATGCGAAAGCCACCGATCCGGGTGAGTGTGTAA